ACGACGGGCAACCAGCTGTATCACGACCACGCGCACCTCGATTGCGCGTACGACCGGTTCGACGAGGCGGATCTGACGTCGATCGAGCGTCGACTGAACGAACTCGTCGACGAGGGGCGTCCCGTGCGGTGGTACACGATGGACCGCGAGCGGGCCGAAGAGACGCTCGACACCGACCGTACCCGGATCGATCTGCTGCCCGATTCGATCCAGGAGCTGCGGATCGTCGAAGTCGGCGGCGAGCGGGCACGGGCCGGCGGCGGCGCAATCGACGCACCACCCGGGGACTCCGATCGGGTGCCGCCGTACGACCGGACCGCCTGTGCGGGAACCCACGTGGAAAACACCGCCGAGATCGGCGAGATCGTCGTCGACGGTCGGGAGACCAAAGGGAGCAACGAGGAGCGGATCCGGTTCGTACTGGCCGACCACGACGGCGGGAACGCGGGGGAGTAGCCGTGGAGGTAAAGAACGTCCTCCCGAAGGACGCGATCCCCAGCGTCGAGGGGCCGACGTTCGCTCCCGCCTCCGAACGGCCGGATGCGGTGTCGGACGACGACAGGGTGATCGTCGTCGAGCCGTCGGCGGGAAGCCGGACGGACGATGGAAGCGAACACCGAGCCGGCGACGGGAACGACGGGAACGCCAGGGCGTACCCCGTCCGATATCTCCACTTCCACGAGATCGTCAACGACGTACTCGACTCGGGGGTCCCGATCGCGGTGACGTGGTGTCCCCTGTGTGGCAGTGCTGTCGTGTACGATCGCCGCGTCGGCGACGGGCGAGTCCTCGAGTTCGGCGTCTCCGGAAAGCTCGCGGACGACGACCTAGTGATGTACGACCGAGAGACGGAAAGCGAGTGGAAGCAGTCGCTCGGCGTCGCCATCACCGGCCCGCTTGCGGGAACCGATCTGACCGTTCTCCCGGCGGCGACCACGACGGTCAGTGCGTTCCGGAGACAGTTCCCCGAGGGACTCTTCATGGAGCCGCCAGGCGGCGCCTCCGAGGCGGCCAGCGACGACGACGAACCCGCGGCGATCGACTACGACGACGCCCCCTACGAGGCGTACTTCGAACGCGACGGGTTCGGGCTCGCCGCCCACCGGGGAACCGGCGGGCGCGACTGGAACCGGGATGATCTCGATCCGAAGGCGGTTGTGCTTGGTATCGAACGCGACGGAGAGAGCCTGGGAGTCCCGCTTCCCGTCGTCGAACGCGCGGACGGCGTCGTCACGGCGAGTGCCGGCGAGCTCGACGTCGTCGTCTTCGCGACCGACGACGGGATTCACGCCTTCGAGGACCCCGGCTGCGACTGGCGTCGTGTCCCCGGCGGGTTCCGGGCCGAAGGAGCCCAGTGTGACGGGATCCTCTATGACGGGGCGACCGGAGCGCCGGTCGACGCGCCGGCTGCACACACCGGTGACGGTGGCTCCAGGAACGCGGCGCCGTTGCGGCGGATACCGGCCCGGCGGCTGTTCGCGTTCGCCTGGCAGGACGACCACGGTCCAGACGCGTTCCTGCTGGATCCCGAGCGCTGAGCCGACACATCGGCGGCCTTATGAGTTTTCCCGAAATAGCCATCTCACGTGTCATACGGAGCCCTGCTGTCGATCGAGACACTGTTCCTCGTGGCCGGGATCCTCCTCCTGTGGAAGGGGGCCGATCTGCTCGTCACCGGCGCGGGGACGGTCGCGCTCGGGTTCGGCCTCCGCCGGGCGACCGTCGGGGTCACCGTCGTCGCGTTCGCGACGACCGCCCCGGAGCTGTTCGTCGCCGTCGTGGGGACGATCACCGCCACGACCGACATCGGCCTGGGGGCGGTGATCGGCTCGAACATCGCCAACATCGGGCTCGTGTTGGGCCTGGCGGCGCTGATCCGGCCGCTCCCGATCTCCGAGACTGTGCTGCGCCGGCACGTTCCCTTCATGGTGCTCGCGGCGCTGTTGCTCGTCGTACTGGGCGCGAACGGCCGGATCGGTCGGCTGGACGGGATCGTTCTGCTCGGGGTGCTCGGGGGATTCTCCTACTACATCGCCAAACGAGTCCAGGCAGGGGCGGCGTTCTCCCCGAACGCGTTGCCGAACCAGCCCGATCCGACGACCC
The Halalkaliarchaeum desulfuricum DNA segment above includes these coding regions:
- a CDS encoding DUF3179 domain-containing protein, whose amino-acid sequence is MEVKNVLPKDAIPSVEGPTFAPASERPDAVSDDDRVIVVEPSAGSRTDDGSEHRAGDGNDGNARAYPVRYLHFHEIVNDVLDSGVPIAVTWCPLCGSAVVYDRRVGDGRVLEFGVSGKLADDDLVMYDRETESEWKQSLGVAITGPLAGTDLTVLPAATTTVSAFRRQFPEGLFMEPPGGASEAASDDDEPAAIDYDDAPYEAYFERDGFGLAAHRGTGGRDWNRDDLDPKAVVLGIERDGESLGVPLPVVERADGVVTASAGELDVVVFATDDGIHAFEDPGCDWRRVPGGFRAEGAQCDGILYDGATGAPVDAPAAHTGDGGSRNAAPLRRIPARRLFAFAWQDDHGPDAFLLDPER
- a CDS encoding calcium/sodium antiporter, giving the protein MSYGALLSIETLFLVAGILLLWKGADLLVTGAGTVALGFGLRRATVGVTVVAFATTAPELFVAVVGTITATTDIGLGAVIGSNIANIGLVLGLAALIRPLPISETVLRRHVPFMVLAALLLVVLGANGRIGRLDGIVLLGVLGGFSYYIAKRVQAGAAFSPNALPNQPDPTTRDWALVALGLVLLVLGSRWLIDGGRGILTAMGFSDLFVGLTVLAIGTSLPELAASLVSAYRDEAGFSIGNVVGSNIYNILAVIGILAIITPIQISPGVLTFEFPALVAFTLVLVAMMWHGERLSRLDGGVLLVGYVAFIWLLLP
- a CDS encoding alanyl-tRNA editing protein, giving the protein MTDQRYLEDATVRTFEATVERALDDRIVLDGTHFYPTGGGQPNDTGRIVADGDSWRVVDVEKKDVIYHRLEPSDGTDSATPTEGTAVTGQLDWDRRYAHMRYHTAQHLLSALLLEAFDAPTTGNQLYHDHAHLDCAYDRFDEADLTSIERRLNELVDEGRPVRWYTMDRERAEETLDTDRTRIDLLPDSIQELRIVEVGGERARAGGGAIDAPPGDSDRVPPYDRTACAGTHVENTAEIGEIVVDGRETKGSNEERIRFVLADHDGGNAGE